In Scophthalmus maximus strain ysfricsl-2021 chromosome 5, ASM2237912v1, whole genome shotgun sequence, a single window of DNA contains:
- the LOC118311201 gene encoding probable G-protein coupled receptor 148 isoform X1: MCNAERGFCSGYRVWVESLRRWHLEFFFIPTTVVTLATLLANPVLLACILLSRALRRETRYLLVANTLTADILFLIINLATMICNAARAQIPWTVCGLLTAVTVTAYCCAILTTTLMVVDTYAAVRWPLRYHELLPPARTHRILVGVWVLAAIYPFTLVIMMEADRVNAPEKLAVCLVLISLGLIQVQNVMWIHVYFFVAALICALVIFYCYIRLYMVTRTQGIWQSRFSRARVTLLAHGVLLLLYFAPGFVFTVELFMFQRSDISQDVRVWISTVNMCVFMLLPRVFAPYLYGLRYREISDTLMQQLHRNRRNSQNTVS; encoded by the exons ATGTGCAACGCAGAGAGGGGTTTCTGCTCTGGATATCGG GTATGGGTCGAGAGTCTGCGGAGGTGGCACCTAGAATTCTTTTTCATCCCTACCACAGTCGTCACTCTGGCCACCTTGCTCGCCAACCCTGTTCTCCTGGCATGCATCCTGCTGTCCCGGGCCTTACGTCGAGAGACGCGTTACCTGCTGGTGGCCAACACCCTGACGGCAGACAttctcttcctcatcatcaaccTGGCCACCATGATCTGTAATGCTGCGAGAGCTCAGATACCCTGGACCGTCTGTGGGCTCCTCACAGCCGTCACTGTCACCGCCTACTGCTGTGCCATCCTCACTACCACCCTCATGGTGGTCGACACCTACGCCGCTGTCCGCTGGCCTCTCCGTTACCACGAACTTCTTCCCCCTGCCCGCACCCACCGCATACTGGTGGGGGTGTGGGTGCTGGCGGCCATTTACCCTTTCACCCTGGTGATCATGATGGAGGCGGACAGGGTAAATGCCCCCGAGAAGTTGGCCGTTTGTCTGGTTCTCATCTCCCTCGGCCTCATTCAGGTCCAGAACGTGATGTGGATCCACGTCTACTTCTTCGTTGCTGCGCTCATCTGTGCTTTGGTCATTTTTTACTGTTACATTCGGCTCTACATGGTAACAAGGACCCAGGGCATCTGGCAGAGCCGCTTCTCCAGGGCTCGGGTCACCCTGCTGGCCCATGgggtcctgctcctgctctaCTTCGCCCCAGGCTTTGTTTTCACCGTGGAGCTCTTCATGTTCCAGAGGAGTGACATAAGTCAAGATGTCCGTGTGTGGATCAGCACAGTcaatatgtgtgttttcatgttgctGCCCAGGGTGTTTGCTCCTTACCTCTATGGGCTGAGGTACAGGGAAATCTCTGACACTTTAATGCAGCAGCTGCATCGGAACAGGAGAAACAGCCAGAACACAGTGTCATGA
- the LOC118311201 gene encoding probable G-protein coupled receptor 148 isoform X2, with translation MTSSLLIANLTQVWVESLRRWHLEFFFIPTTVVTLATLLANPVLLACILLSRALRRETRYLLVANTLTADILFLIINLATMICNAARAQIPWTVCGLLTAVTVTAYCCAILTTTLMVVDTYAAVRWPLRYHELLPPARTHRILVGVWVLAAIYPFTLVIMMEADRVNAPEKLAVCLVLISLGLIQVQNVMWIHVYFFVAALICALVIFYCYIRLYMVTRTQGIWQSRFSRARVTLLAHGVLLLLYFAPGFVFTVELFMFQRSDISQDVRVWISTVNMCVFMLLPRVFAPYLYGLRYREISDTLMQQLHRNRRNSQNTVS, from the coding sequence atgacatcatcactaCTGATTGCAAACCTCACACAGGTATGGGTCGAGAGTCTGCGGAGGTGGCACCTAGAATTCTTTTTCATCCCTACCACAGTCGTCACTCTGGCCACCTTGCTCGCCAACCCTGTTCTCCTGGCATGCATCCTGCTGTCCCGGGCCTTACGTCGAGAGACGCGTTACCTGCTGGTGGCCAACACCCTGACGGCAGACAttctcttcctcatcatcaaccTGGCCACCATGATCTGTAATGCTGCGAGAGCTCAGATACCCTGGACCGTCTGTGGGCTCCTCACAGCCGTCACTGTCACCGCCTACTGCTGTGCCATCCTCACTACCACCCTCATGGTGGTCGACACCTACGCCGCTGTCCGCTGGCCTCTCCGTTACCACGAACTTCTTCCCCCTGCCCGCACCCACCGCATACTGGTGGGGGTGTGGGTGCTGGCGGCCATTTACCCTTTCACCCTGGTGATCATGATGGAGGCGGACAGGGTAAATGCCCCCGAGAAGTTGGCCGTTTGTCTGGTTCTCATCTCCCTCGGCCTCATTCAGGTCCAGAACGTGATGTGGATCCACGTCTACTTCTTCGTTGCTGCGCTCATCTGTGCTTTGGTCATTTTTTACTGTTACATTCGGCTCTACATGGTAACAAGGACCCAGGGCATCTGGCAGAGCCGCTTCTCCAGGGCTCGGGTCACCCTGCTGGCCCATGgggtcctgctcctgctctaCTTCGCCCCAGGCTTTGTTTTCACCGTGGAGCTCTTCATGTTCCAGAGGAGTGACATAAGTCAAGATGTCCGTGTGTGGATCAGCACAGTcaatatgtgtgttttcatgttgctGCCCAGGGTGTTTGCTCCTTACCTCTATGGGCTGAGGTACAGGGAAATCTCTGACACTTTAATGCAGCAGCTGCATCGGAACAGGAGAAACAGCCAGAACACAGTGTCATGA
- the mterf4 gene encoding transcription termination factor 4, mitochondrial yields MGTSGAARQVLRWAVRTTAASSPFSPLQFGRCRLLPPGFFCSSIRQNNHNVSRVSEKPVTELSLQSLVDMGFTDTQAEQLYEAVSNVRGGSKAKHALSTLTALFVLGLNPSSVEKLLQKCPELCTVKETQLQQRIGNLRKMGFVEGSLQRVVAHYPQILTVPVKTVKHVVMFLRENCLFTGQQVTELLRDSPAMVLEDLGQLEYKFQYVYFRMGVKQAAMIKSRLFRFPMDEVRCRHSFLERRGLYQTPDKKGQTVVINPTLDSILSVDQDTFLTEVAKASVEEYDVFQRLTAREWQEEEIERGSVKADGDDSDEEVEDEDDKETRGRSGYRKKRKK; encoded by the exons ATGGGGACCTCAGGCGCAGCTCGTCAG GTTCTCCGATGGGCTGTGAGaaccaccgccgcctcctctccGTTCAGTCCTCTTCAGTTCGGGAGATGCCGCCTCCTGCCTCCAGGATTCTTCTGTTCCTCCATCAGACAAAATAACCACAACGTTAGTCGGGTGTCCGAGAAGCCAGTCACAGAGCTGTCCCTGCAGTCTTTGGTCGACATGGGATTCACAGACACCCAGGCAGAGCAGCTGTATGAGGCCGTGTCCAACGTCAGAGGAGGAAGTAAGGCCAAACATGCTCTGTCAACTCTCACAGCTCTGTTCGTTTTGGGGCTCAACCCCTCCAGtgtggagaagctgctgcagaaatGCCCTGAACTGTGCACCGTGAAGGAGACGCAGCTTCAGCAGCGCATAGGCAACCTGCGGAAGATGGGTTTCGTCGAAG GCAGTCTTCAGAGAGTGGTGGCCCATTACCCCCAGATCCTGACTGTGCCCGTGAAGACAGTAAAGCACGTGGTGATGTTTCTCAGAGAGAATTGCCTGTTCACTGGGCAGCAGGTCACAGAGCTCCTCAGAGACAGTCCGGCCATGGTCCTCGAGGATCTGGGTCAGCTGGAGTACAAGTTTCAG TACGTCTACTTCCGAATGGGTGTCAAACAGGCGGCGATGATTAAGTCCAGGCTGTTCCGTTTCCCTATGGACGAGGTTCGCTGTCGACACAGTTTTCTGGAGCGCAGGGGTTTGTACCAAACACCAGACAAGAAAGGACAGACTGTCGTCATCAACCCTACACTGGACAGCATCCTTAGTGTCGACCAGGACACCTTCCTTACAGAAGTCGCAAAGGCGTCGGTAGAGGAGTACGACGTCTTTCAACGACTCACGGCAAGAGAATGGCAGGAAGAAGAGATCGAGCGTGGCAGCGTCAAAGCTGATGGTGATGATTCTgatgaggaagtggaggatgaagacgatAAGGAGACCAGAGGCAGGAGTggatacagaaagaaaagaaagaaatga
- the pask gene encoding PAS domain-containing serine/threonine-protein kinase isoform X2, which yields MSLSTEVSRGVRFKGETICVVPDLFSDQQDDFDLNKSYPCTKRPLYKKSLSTMRRRYYPGSLTGEGLDVCSSVAARNHQISSLHPEPQVSAVCLPHPSTVSEAEESLFCQLISGNFGLTGSPSVLNPNKGILTVNHKTREIMSVNEQACRLFECTTDELIGKKLESFLKKTSQVMEQALEEDFLLVDGTIATVSGKVMDVVTLFSEVPVSVCTHKPSQNSDHWLVMVENVERLSAFISFSQDGSVLTCDFAFAHLHGYHHPDELKGLLVKELIPSLQIPLHTHALPKMLRVQRRCGKSRGGASVPLCIKIQGAVLCGKAQHQENEIGCTCLTDSFERSDSQDKQACSPLASPVCKTEASHSENCERPHGKEPSSEVKVESSAITSGPALEYSGTVCAFAPLSGLLLLRPDGSISSIHNHLALSLFGYIKDELLGKSVTFLMPGFYGWMSDADRKSCPFPDSQEETGKSAASSKISGKSDPSSLVAGDMATVHQAIMERTSTGRGRIFTGTGTRLEKQGSALWNLSPPAVTSTRMLMADDTTELMEEAARVAPCSSHLDCADSTQALLKTYAWVEPPEEGTYCPVVLELPHHNGDQQFCNGVQKNDQPAIAVIPDTPTQRGPAVGRDGGTSPDRGKHHPSCASVLQDSSYEVISLESRSSSGFCEKFAGHVGSDPGQAEESHAVHIEDSASYFLDLNSNGDLVTRALADLDLSASIELLSGGGYNDDNQHSMTSCDTTELLRTASPCCVEFDQEAEPVETKDAAVEARNGSSERLQKDTGEQDQSAALSSPHSNKSEEFRVQMNGGIQSLTDIPTTSTPKKRKVNGHTLSSDTTEILEGQFEGIAYHRDGTRVDVQCDVFKTNLPNGTSVFCVWMSRPGLQGTMLQTDRSLHNQSGASLGERIGEASHREALRSTMDLEQSRACDGQFEEEYQPLKAVGKGAFGFVWKAERRSDGQEVVVKFIRKSRIVSDCWVDDPMLGRVSQEIAILTRVQHHNIVKVLEVFENGNYFQMVMEKHGVSLDLFEFIDLQPRLDEPLASFIFRQLVAAVFYLRDFGSAAMMGPGKLFYNFCGTLEYCSPEVLQGNPYEGPELEMWSLGVLLYTLLFSENPFCDVGEILVAKLKPPFPLSSDLNGLLRGLLHPDPVQRTTLDQLLLHSWISQAISLAEYSWTEVVPTTHSFCSPQDQESSPISYNRQGLFPDHDDKTLPDDDEEEEEEEDEDDRLSMVALETELQKYLHDG from the exons ATGTCGCTGTCGACTGAGGTGAGTCGAGGCGTCCGGTTTAAAGGAGAGACCATTTGTGTGGTGCCCGACCTCTTCTCTGATCAGCAAGATGACTTTGACCTCAATAAGTCCTACCCATGCACCAAGAGACCGTTGTACAAGAAGAGCCTTTCCACAATGCGACGTCGTTATTACCCCGGTTCCTTGACCG GTGAGGGCTTGGATGTTTGCAGTTCTGTCGCAGCAAGAAACCACCAAATCTCAAGCTTACATCCCGAGCCACAAGTTTCTGCTGTCTGCCTGCCACACCCATCCACTGTGTCAGAGGCCGAGGAAAGCCTCTTCTGTCAGCTGATCTCTGGAAACTTTGGCCTGACAGGATCTCCATCTGTCCTAAACCCAAACAAAGGCATTCTTACTGTCAACCATAAAACCAGagag attatGTCAGTGAACGAACAGGCCTGCAGACTTTTTGAGTGCACCACTGATGAGCTGATTGGGAAAAAACTGGAAAGTTTCTTAAAGAAAACCAGCCAGGTCATGGAACAAGCTTTGGAAGAAGATTTTCTGCTCGTGGATGGAACTATTGCAACTGTGTCTGGAAAAGTG ATGGATGTTGTGACACTATTTAGTGAGGTGCCAGTGTCGGTGTGCACTCACAAACCATCACAAAATTCAGATCACTGGCTTGTCATGGTTGAAAATGTGGAACGGCTATCAGCCTTTATCTCCTTTTCACAAGAT GGCAGTGTCCTAACCTGTGACTTCGCATTTGCCCATCTCCATGGATACCACCATCCTGACGAGTTAAAAGGGTTGTTAGTAAAGGAGCTAATCCCCTCTTTACAAATCCCTCTCCACACTCACGCCTTGCCCAAA atgCTGAGGGTACAGAGACGCTGCGGTAAAAGCAGAGGGGGTGCATCAGTCCCGCTGTGCATCAAAATTCAGGGGGCAGTTCTATGTGGAAAAGCCCAACACCAAGAAAATGAGATTGGTTGCACCTGCCTAACAGATAGTTTTGAAAGATCAGATTCACAGGACAAGCAAGCTTGCTCCCCTCTCGCCTCTCCTGTGTGCAAGACAGAAGCCTCACACTCTGAAAACTGTGAGCGACCTCATGGAAAAGAGCCGTCCTCCG AAGTCAAGGTGGAAAGCAGTGCCATCACCTCAGGACCTGCACTGGAGTACTCTGGGACAGTCTGTGCGTTTGCTCCTCTCAGTGGCCTCCTCTTGCTCCGCCCTGATGGCTCCATCTCCAGCATCCACAACCACCTGGCCCTCAGTTTGTTTGGTTACATCAAGGACGAGTTGTTAGGAAAG AGTGTCACTTTCCTGATGCCTGGTTTCTACGGATGGATGTCCGACGCAGACAGAAAGTCCTGCCCGTTCCCTGATTCTCAAGAAGAGACTGGTAAAAGTGCAGCCTCATCCAAAATATCAGGAAAATCTG ACCCGTCCTCCCTGGTGGCTGGAGATATGGCCACGGTGCATCAGGCCATCATGGAAAGAACCTCGACGGGCAGAGGCAGAATCTTCACTGGAACCGGCACCAGACTGGAGAAACAGGGCAGCGCTTTGTGGAATCTTTCCCCACCTGCAGTTACTTCAACACGAATGCTTAT GGCTGATGACACTACGGAGTTGATGGAGGAGGCAGCGCGGGTTGCTCCCTGCAGTAGCCACCTGGACTGTGCAGACTCTACTCAGGCACTCCTCAAGACATATGCCTGGGTGGAACCTCCAGAAGAAGGCACCTACTGCCCCGTCGTCCTGGAATTACCACACCATAACGGTGACCAGCAGTTCTGCAATGGGGTTCAGAAAAATGATCAACCTGCCATTGCAGTTATCCCAG ACACTCCCACCCAGAGGGGACCTGCTGTTGGCAGGGATGGTGGCACCTCCCCTGATAGGGGTAAACACCACCCATCATGTGCCTCTGTACTCCAAGATTCCAGCTACGAGGTCATTTCCCTGGAGAGCAG GTCTTCCTCTGGCTTCTGTGAAAAGTTTGCTGGTCATGTTGGATCTGACCCAGGCCAAGCAGAGGAGTCTCATGCGGTACACATAGAGGACTCAGCCAGCTACTTCCTGGACCTCAACAGCAATGGTGATCTGGTGACCCGGGCCCTGGCTGACCTAGATCTGAGTGCCAGTATAGAGCTGCTAAGTGGCGGAGGGTACAACGATGACAACCAACACTCCATGACATCCTGCGATACAACCGAGCTCCTGCGGACAGCCTCTCCATGCTGTGTAGAGTTTGACCAGGAGGCCGAGCCTGTTGAGACTAAAGATGCTGCTGTGGAGGCCAGAAACGGTTCAAGTGAAAGACTACAAAAGGACACGGGCGAGCAGGATCAGTCGGCAGCTCTCTCTTCACCTCATAGCAATAAGAGTGAGGAGTTCCGCGTGCAAATGAATGGCGGGATTCAGTCACTGACGGACATTCCTACTACATCTACACCTAAGAAACGTAAAGTAAACGGACACACCCTGTCCTCAGACACTACAGAGATACTTGAGGGGCAATTTGAAGGAATAGCCTACCACAGAGATGGCACAAGAGTAG ATGTGCAGTGTGATGTGTTCAAGACGAACCTCCCCAATGGAacctctgtgttctgtgtgtggaTGAGTCGGCCCGGCCTGCAGGGGACAATGTTGCAAACAGATCGATCACTGCACAACCAATCAGGAGCCAGTCTAGGAGAG AGGATTGGAGAGGCCAGTCACAGGGAGGCGTTACGCTCCACTATGGACTTGGAGCAGTCTCGAGCCTGTGACGGACAGTTTGAAGAAGAGTACCAGCCGCTTAAAGCTGTGGGTAAAGGAGCCTTTGGTTTTGTCTGGAAGGCTGAAAGACGCTCTGACGGACAAGAA GTGGTGGTGAAGTTCATCCGTAAATCCCGGATTGTGAGTGACTGCTGGGTAGATGACCCCATGCTGGGGCGAGTCAGCCAAGAGATTGCCATACTGACACGAGTACAGCACCACAACATTGTCAAG GTTCTGGAGGTGTTTGAGAATGGAAATTACTTCCAGATGGTGATGGAGAAACACGGAGTTAGTCTGGACCTTTTTGAATTCATCGACCTGCAGCCGAGGCTGGATGAGCCCCTGGCCAGCTTCATCTTTAGACAG cTGGTAGCAGCTGTCTTCTATCTGAGGG ACTTTGGCTCTGCTGCCATGATGGGTCCGGGGAAGCTCTTTTACAACTTCTGTGGCACACTGGAGTACTGCTCTCCAGAGGTGCTTCAGGGAAACCC CTACGAGGGTCCAGAGCTTGAGATGTGGTCTCTGGGGGTTTTACTCTACACCCTCTTATTCAGTGAGAACCCCTTCTGTGATGTGGGTGAGATTCTGGTAGCCAAACTCAAGCCCCCGTTCCCCCTCTCTTCAG ATCTCAATGGTTTGTTGCGTGGGCTTCTGCACCCTGATCCTGTCCAGAGGACAACTCTGGATCAGCTCCTGCTGCACTCCTGGATCAGCCAGGCCATTTCCCTGGCGGAGTACAGCTGGACTGAGGTGGTTCCTACCACTCACAGCTTTT GCTCACCACAGGACCAAGAATCCAGCCCTATTAGTTACAATAGACAAGGCTTGTTCCCAGATCATGATGACAAGACTCTGcccgatgatgatgaggaggaggaggaggaggaagatgaggatgatagGTTGTCAATGGTGGCCCTGGAGACGGAGCTCCAGAAGTACCTCCATGACGGCTAA
- the pask gene encoding PAS domain-containing serine/threonine-protein kinase isoform X1, with protein MSLSTEVSRGVRFKGETICVVPDLFSDQQDDFDLNKSYPCTKRPLYKKSLSTMRRRYYPGSLTGEGLDVCSSVAARNHQISSLHPEPQVSAVCLPHPSTVSEAEESLFCQLISGNFGLTGSPSVLNPNKGILTVNHKTREIMSVNEQACRLFECTTDELIGKKLESFLKKTSQVMEQALEEDFLLVDGTIATVSGKVMDVVTLFSEVPVSVCTHKPSQNSDHWLVMVENVERLSAFISFSQDGSVLTCDFAFAHLHGYHHPDELKGLLVKELIPSLQIPLHTHALPKMLRVQRRCGKSRGGASVPLCIKIQGAVLCGKAQHQENEIGCTCLTDSFERSDSQDKQACSPLASPVCKTEASHSENCERPHGKEPSSEVKVESSAITSGPALEYSGTVCAFAPLSGLLLLRPDGSISSIHNHLALSLFGYIKDELLGKSVTFLMPGFYGWMSDADRKSCPFPDSQEETGKSAASSKISGKSDPSSLVAGDMATVHQAIMERTSTGRGRIFTGTGTRLEKQGSALWNLSPPAVTSTRMLMADDTTELMEEAARVAPCSSHLDCADSTQALLKTYAWVEPPEEGTYCPVVLELPHHNGDQQFCNGVQKNDQPAIAVIPDTPTQRGPAVGRDGGTSPDRGKHHPSCASVLQDSSYEVISLESRSSSGFCEKFAGHVGSDPGQAEESHAVHIEDSASYFLDLNSNGDLVTRALADLDLSASIELLSGGGYNDDNQHSMTSCDTTELLRTASPCCVEFDQEAEPVETKDAAVEARNGSSERLQKDTGEQDQSAALSSPHSNKSEEFRVQMNGGIQSLTDIPTTSTPKKRKVNGHTLSSDTTEILEGQFEGIAYHRDGTRVDVQCDVFKTNLPNGTSVFCVWMSRPGLQGTMLQTDRSLHNQSGASLGERIGEASHREALRSTMDLEQSRACDGQFEEEYQPLKAVGKGAFGFVWKAERRSDGQEVVVKFIRKSRIVSDCWVDDPMLGRVSQEIAILTRVQHHNIVKVLEVFENGNYFQMVMEKHGVSLDLFEFIDLQPRLDEPLASFIFRQLVAAVFYLRGKNILHRDIKDENIIIDKCFHIRLIDFGSAAMMGPGKLFYNFCGTLEYCSPEVLQGNPYEGPELEMWSLGVLLYTLLFSENPFCDVGEILVAKLKPPFPLSSDLNGLLRGLLHPDPVQRTTLDQLLLHSWISQAISLAEYSWTEVVPTTHSFCSPQDQESSPISYNRQGLFPDHDDKTLPDDDEEEEEEEDEDDRLSMVALETELQKYLHDG; from the exons ATGTCGCTGTCGACTGAGGTGAGTCGAGGCGTCCGGTTTAAAGGAGAGACCATTTGTGTGGTGCCCGACCTCTTCTCTGATCAGCAAGATGACTTTGACCTCAATAAGTCCTACCCATGCACCAAGAGACCGTTGTACAAGAAGAGCCTTTCCACAATGCGACGTCGTTATTACCCCGGTTCCTTGACCG GTGAGGGCTTGGATGTTTGCAGTTCTGTCGCAGCAAGAAACCACCAAATCTCAAGCTTACATCCCGAGCCACAAGTTTCTGCTGTCTGCCTGCCACACCCATCCACTGTGTCAGAGGCCGAGGAAAGCCTCTTCTGTCAGCTGATCTCTGGAAACTTTGGCCTGACAGGATCTCCATCTGTCCTAAACCCAAACAAAGGCATTCTTACTGTCAACCATAAAACCAGagag attatGTCAGTGAACGAACAGGCCTGCAGACTTTTTGAGTGCACCACTGATGAGCTGATTGGGAAAAAACTGGAAAGTTTCTTAAAGAAAACCAGCCAGGTCATGGAACAAGCTTTGGAAGAAGATTTTCTGCTCGTGGATGGAACTATTGCAACTGTGTCTGGAAAAGTG ATGGATGTTGTGACACTATTTAGTGAGGTGCCAGTGTCGGTGTGCACTCACAAACCATCACAAAATTCAGATCACTGGCTTGTCATGGTTGAAAATGTGGAACGGCTATCAGCCTTTATCTCCTTTTCACAAGAT GGCAGTGTCCTAACCTGTGACTTCGCATTTGCCCATCTCCATGGATACCACCATCCTGACGAGTTAAAAGGGTTGTTAGTAAAGGAGCTAATCCCCTCTTTACAAATCCCTCTCCACACTCACGCCTTGCCCAAA atgCTGAGGGTACAGAGACGCTGCGGTAAAAGCAGAGGGGGTGCATCAGTCCCGCTGTGCATCAAAATTCAGGGGGCAGTTCTATGTGGAAAAGCCCAACACCAAGAAAATGAGATTGGTTGCACCTGCCTAACAGATAGTTTTGAAAGATCAGATTCACAGGACAAGCAAGCTTGCTCCCCTCTCGCCTCTCCTGTGTGCAAGACAGAAGCCTCACACTCTGAAAACTGTGAGCGACCTCATGGAAAAGAGCCGTCCTCCG AAGTCAAGGTGGAAAGCAGTGCCATCACCTCAGGACCTGCACTGGAGTACTCTGGGACAGTCTGTGCGTTTGCTCCTCTCAGTGGCCTCCTCTTGCTCCGCCCTGATGGCTCCATCTCCAGCATCCACAACCACCTGGCCCTCAGTTTGTTTGGTTACATCAAGGACGAGTTGTTAGGAAAG AGTGTCACTTTCCTGATGCCTGGTTTCTACGGATGGATGTCCGACGCAGACAGAAAGTCCTGCCCGTTCCCTGATTCTCAAGAAGAGACTGGTAAAAGTGCAGCCTCATCCAAAATATCAGGAAAATCTG ACCCGTCCTCCCTGGTGGCTGGAGATATGGCCACGGTGCATCAGGCCATCATGGAAAGAACCTCGACGGGCAGAGGCAGAATCTTCACTGGAACCGGCACCAGACTGGAGAAACAGGGCAGCGCTTTGTGGAATCTTTCCCCACCTGCAGTTACTTCAACACGAATGCTTAT GGCTGATGACACTACGGAGTTGATGGAGGAGGCAGCGCGGGTTGCTCCCTGCAGTAGCCACCTGGACTGTGCAGACTCTACTCAGGCACTCCTCAAGACATATGCCTGGGTGGAACCTCCAGAAGAAGGCACCTACTGCCCCGTCGTCCTGGAATTACCACACCATAACGGTGACCAGCAGTTCTGCAATGGGGTTCAGAAAAATGATCAACCTGCCATTGCAGTTATCCCAG ACACTCCCACCCAGAGGGGACCTGCTGTTGGCAGGGATGGTGGCACCTCCCCTGATAGGGGTAAACACCACCCATCATGTGCCTCTGTACTCCAAGATTCCAGCTACGAGGTCATTTCCCTGGAGAGCAG GTCTTCCTCTGGCTTCTGTGAAAAGTTTGCTGGTCATGTTGGATCTGACCCAGGCCAAGCAGAGGAGTCTCATGCGGTACACATAGAGGACTCAGCCAGCTACTTCCTGGACCTCAACAGCAATGGTGATCTGGTGACCCGGGCCCTGGCTGACCTAGATCTGAGTGCCAGTATAGAGCTGCTAAGTGGCGGAGGGTACAACGATGACAACCAACACTCCATGACATCCTGCGATACAACCGAGCTCCTGCGGACAGCCTCTCCATGCTGTGTAGAGTTTGACCAGGAGGCCGAGCCTGTTGAGACTAAAGATGCTGCTGTGGAGGCCAGAAACGGTTCAAGTGAAAGACTACAAAAGGACACGGGCGAGCAGGATCAGTCGGCAGCTCTCTCTTCACCTCATAGCAATAAGAGTGAGGAGTTCCGCGTGCAAATGAATGGCGGGATTCAGTCACTGACGGACATTCCTACTACATCTACACCTAAGAAACGTAAAGTAAACGGACACACCCTGTCCTCAGACACTACAGAGATACTTGAGGGGCAATTTGAAGGAATAGCCTACCACAGAGATGGCACAAGAGTAG ATGTGCAGTGTGATGTGTTCAAGACGAACCTCCCCAATGGAacctctgtgttctgtgtgtggaTGAGTCGGCCCGGCCTGCAGGGGACAATGTTGCAAACAGATCGATCACTGCACAACCAATCAGGAGCCAGTCTAGGAGAG AGGATTGGAGAGGCCAGTCACAGGGAGGCGTTACGCTCCACTATGGACTTGGAGCAGTCTCGAGCCTGTGACGGACAGTTTGAAGAAGAGTACCAGCCGCTTAAAGCTGTGGGTAAAGGAGCCTTTGGTTTTGTCTGGAAGGCTGAAAGACGCTCTGACGGACAAGAA GTGGTGGTGAAGTTCATCCGTAAATCCCGGATTGTGAGTGACTGCTGGGTAGATGACCCCATGCTGGGGCGAGTCAGCCAAGAGATTGCCATACTGACACGAGTACAGCACCACAACATTGTCAAG GTTCTGGAGGTGTTTGAGAATGGAAATTACTTCCAGATGGTGATGGAGAAACACGGAGTTAGTCTGGACCTTTTTGAATTCATCGACCTGCAGCCGAGGCTGGATGAGCCCCTGGCCAGCTTCATCTTTAGACAG cTGGTAGCAGCTGTCTTCTATCTGAGGGGTAAGAACATCCTTCACAGGGACATAAAAGATGAGAACATCATCATCGACAAGTGTTTCCACATTCGACTAATAGACTTTGGCTCTGCTGCCATGATGGGTCCGGGGAAGCTCTTTTACAACTTCTGTGGCACACTGGAGTACTGCTCTCCAGAGGTGCTTCAGGGAAACCC CTACGAGGGTCCAGAGCTTGAGATGTGGTCTCTGGGGGTTTTACTCTACACCCTCTTATTCAGTGAGAACCCCTTCTGTGATGTGGGTGAGATTCTGGTAGCCAAACTCAAGCCCCCGTTCCCCCTCTCTTCAG ATCTCAATGGTTTGTTGCGTGGGCTTCTGCACCCTGATCCTGTCCAGAGGACAACTCTGGATCAGCTCCTGCTGCACTCCTGGATCAGCCAGGCCATTTCCCTGGCGGAGTACAGCTGGACTGAGGTGGTTCCTACCACTCACAGCTTTT GCTCACCACAGGACCAAGAATCCAGCCCTATTAGTTACAATAGACAAGGCTTGTTCCCAGATCATGATGACAAGACTCTGcccgatgatgatgaggaggaggaggaggaggaagatgaggatgatagGTTGTCAATGGTGGCCCTGGAGACGGAGCTCCAGAAGTACCTCCATGACGGCTAA